The following nucleotide sequence is from Hevea brasiliensis isolate MT/VB/25A 57/8 chromosome 7, ASM3005281v1, whole genome shotgun sequence.
TTTATTAAACAACTGCAGTTAATTATAAGGCCATTACTTATAAGAACAAAACTCCATGTTTTTGTTTTGGGGACATATTATTCTGCATGCAATAACATTTATACGCATCAAGCCAACATCTTACCATAAGTTCTCCTTTTTAAGTCATGAACCAAATATTTCCCATCTAAGAATTTTTTCTGTGTAGTATATGTTCCAATTGCTCCACCACAACACAAAGAACTGTTTCTGACATTAAAAAGAACCGTTTCTGACTTTAAGGAAATGATAAAGAACTCTTTGGTCCTAAAGTACCATATCTTAGTGCAATAAGTGTACTAATGTATCTTGTTAGTCATACTCAACTTGATATAGCTTTTTCCATAAATTTGTTAGCAAGATATAGTTTTGTTGCAACCCAAAGTCATTAGAATGGTATTAAGCATATATTTGGATATCTTTGAGATACAATTGATATGagtttatattatattaatatgtcACAACCAGATTTTGTTGGTTATACAGATACAGGTTATTTTTAGATCCATATAATGGTAGATCTCAGAGGCTATATATTTACATGTGAAGATACAGTTATTTCAGGGCATTTTACAAAACAAACTATAGCTGTTACTTCTTCTAACCATGCAAAAATTTTAGCAATTCATGAAACAAGTTGAGAATGTGTCTGGTTGAGATTAGCAATTCAACCTATTCGAAGTACATGTGGTCTACCTATCAAAATGGAAGTTTCAATCATTTTATATGAAGATAATATTGCATGATAAATCAGCTAAAAGAATGATACATTAAAGGAGACATGACAGAATATATTTCTCCAGAATTCTTCTTCACTCATGATTTTCAATAGAATGATGAAATCAATATTCAACAAATTTGCTCAAGAGATAATCTTGCTGATCTACTCACCAAAGCTCTTCCAACTGCAAGTTTCAAAAAATTAGTGAACAAGATTGAGATGCAAAGACTTAAAGATTTCAAGTGATATTTTCATGAGGGAGAGTTAATATGCAATGTACTCTTTTTCTCTTTATTGTGTTTTTCCCCATTGAATTTTCCTGGTAAAGGTTTTTAACGAGACAATATTTATAGTGTATTCTATAAAAGATTATGTATTCTTTTTTATTTACTAAGATTTTTTCCCACCTAATAAGATTTTAATAAGGCATATTCTTTTTGAAATGAACGTCCAATGAGTGTTATAAATCTATATTTATGATGGATGTTCATTTTTATTTCCGATGAATCCATTTATTTTCTccgtaaatttatttaatatactaTTTAATATTATCTCTTTGGATGTAATTTATATGCTATAAATAGGGTTTTCTTAAGCCTATAGTGATTATTTTTCTAGATTTATTTTTCATCTATATAATGAAATTCTCTCTATTCTCTCTATATGTTCTTAtctttattattgttattttataacaaaaattattttatatatatattaaataaaagtaaaataaatgaaactacaaatacaaaattttgttgcTACTTAAATAGACAAACTTAAGTTATTTATGTTTGGTATCGTTGTTATTTAATATACTATTTAATATTATCTCTTTGGATGTAATTTATATGCTATAAATAGGGTTTTCTTAAGCCTATAGTGATTATCTTTCTAGATTTATTTTTCATCTATATAATGAAATTCTCTCTATTCTCTCTATATGTTCTTAtctttattattgttattttataacaaaaattaatttatatatatattaaataaaagtaaaataaatgaaactacaaatacaaaattttgttgcTACTTAAATAGACAAACTTAAGTTATTTATGTTTGGTATCGTtgtaaattttttgtttttatttttaaaaattaaaaactgtttataattttttattctttatttttctaAACTATTTTTGAAAATCTTTTAAGTTTATTTTTTATACATTttccaaaaaaataaattttacaattaaaaataataaagtatttataaaaataaaaaaaaatgataaaataattaatcaatgaaatcaaatagaaaacattattgaatttgatgcatttaaaTTAACCTTATCACCATAATTATTAAAATGATATAGATGCGTTTATAGAAACgagtaaaaaattattaaaaaaaaaaaactgtactCTAATACTAGAGTAGTGGGTTAGTGGGTATACGCTTGCACTTGCGGAAAAAACCAAAACATAAaagcacttttttttttattgcagtgctaaaaaaaaaaagaaagaaaaaaaaaagttctagCCGAAcaggtttttatttattttaaaaaaaaaaaagcctgtaAACCTGAACAATACCAAAATTACTCTAAAATTATATGGGGTTTTTTTAAtcgaaaattaaaatcataagGTTTTAAACGTTAAGACTTTAACTGAAATTTCCCATATAATGGATGCACTTAAAAAAGCCGTGTTAACTAATTGAAATTTCAAGACCAAACCATAAGTCATGAGCGGGATAAGAGTTCATAACGATTTCCAAATTTGCAAAATCTCTCTCCCTCGTATTCTTTTCCGCAAAGCAACTACAACTCTCTCTCATCAATGGCTTTTTGTTATCGTTGGTGGCATGCACCAATCTACTTCACCATCTCAGTAGTCTTGGCATTCATAGCCATCTCCACTGCCCTGAATTCTCCATCCAGCTACGACACAACACCACCAACCAGACCCATCAGCCACCATCTCTCACTCAACGCATCAATCGCTTTAAGGAGATCTGGTTTCAATATCATGTCTACCCTTCTCCTAATCTCCCCtgaaatattccttttatctccCAGCTCCACCATCTTTGCCATCAAAGACTCTTCCCTCGTCAATGCTTCCCTTCCTCCATGGTTCTTGAAACATCTTCTCCAATACCATACCTCCCCATTGATTTTTACAATGGATGATCTGTTAAAGAAACCTCAGGGTAGCTGCTTCCCTACCCTTCTTCGTCCAAAGAATGTTGCTGTTACAAAGGTTGGGGCAAAAGAAAGACTGGTAGAGATCAATCATGTCTTGGTTTCACACCCTGACATATTTATTGAAGGAAATGTTGCAATTCATGGCGTTCTTGGACCTTTTTCCTCACTGGGTTCTCAAGATTTTGGCAAGAACTGGGATTCTATTCGAGCTCCAATTTGTGATGCCAATTCTAGTTTAGTTTTGGATGTCAGCGACACCAAGAACCTGGTTGAATGGACCAGAATAGTCCGTTTGCTAAGCTCTAACGGTTTTGTGTCTTTTGCAATTGGATTGAACTCTGTTCTTGCTGGGATTCTTGAAGATTACAGGGGCTTGAATTCTGTAACAATCTTTGCTCCTCCAGAATTAGCGTTTGTAGCATCTCCCTCGCCAATGCTTGACAAGATTGTGAGGCTTCACATTCTGCCTCAAAGGGTTACGTTTTCACAACTTGCATTATTGCCTGGTAAAACAATGTTAAGGACACTGCTTCCTAATCAAGAACTTGAGATAACTGGAGATTTCAATATCACAAAAGTATTAGCCATTAATGGCGTGGAGATTGCAGTACCGGAAATCTTATCATCAAAGAAGTTCATGGTTCATGGGATTTCTCAGGCTTTTAAGGTGGCTGAGCTTCCCACTACGTCAAGATAGTAGCTTCCAGTTCAGAGAAATAAATGTTATACCTGAATATTGTATGTTGCACAAGATAGCACTAGTCTCATTGTTGTTCCACTGCCTAGGTGTAATACAGAAAGGAAGCTTTAAAAACGAAGTTGGCTCTAGTTGATTGAACCGATTGATGGTTTCAATAGTAGTTAGCAGAATTCTTACAGGTAATTTAGCTGCTGACTCTAATGCATTATGGTTCAGATTCAGCTCGATTCTAATTCAATAAATTTAGCTTATAAGATTCTGCTTGATTCTCAGTCAATATATTTAGCTTCTAAAAATCAAAATACTGATTGCTGAACTACATTGCCTGGAGTTGGAAACAGAAAGATATGGTCATTGCCCACATGTAATACTTAATTTAAGGAAGTTCAGTTCAAATCCAAAAGCATGATTTGAGTAGGCAAGTTCTCCTGCAAATGCAGAGTAGTTGTGAAAAAAGACTGACTTGGTTAATTGTCATCTGCCTTCTCAAAACCTTGTTAACATGTCCAACAGATATTAACTACTGCTACAAGAAAACTCAGATCATTATGAACTCACAGTAACTTGGGCAACAAGGGTAAGGAATAGAAAGAAGTACCTAAATCACATCCCAAATATCAAGTTTATTCAAGAAAATAAAGCTATCAAACGTCTACTTGCCTACTAGGAGACCTTGCTGCTGAAACTGCTCCAGCAATTGATGTTAACTCAAGTTTTATGCAGTTGGTATGAATTGGATTTCCAAAGTGTTTAAGgtggaaaatgaaaatttaaggtgAACAGTGAAGGGAGAACAGGAGCAAATGGATCTAAATCAGATATTTGCAGGCAAGATAAGGGTCATAATGACATTATAAGATAGAAGTCCAAAAATTTAAATACCACTCCTAAACAAATAAAATAACCTGGTCTATCAAGGATACTCCAGCGTCCAGACTCAGTGCAGTGATGGAACATGAAGAAATAGCCTTGATGCACAGTGACTACATCAGAATTATTATGGCCAAGTTATTCCAATGGCATGGATGCTTCTGCAACATGGGAATGCATCCATGCCATGGGAATCACATTAATATTTCTGCTAAACACTGATTGTGGATCTTGAAAGTGGCTactagtagaaaatggaaataataAGAAAACAAAATGTTTGTCTCCTATGTGCATCATAAACTACATCTACTATGATAGCAAAGGTACACAATGctgttaaagtatgaaaatattaGAACCACT
It contains:
- the LOC110653526 gene encoding fasciclin-like arabinogalactan protein 21: MAFCYRWWHAPIYFTISVVLAFIAISTALNSPSSYDTTPPTRPISHHLSLNASIALRRSGFNIMSTLLLISPEIFLLSPSSTIFAIKDSSLVNASLPPWFLKHLLQYHTSPLIFTMDDLLKKPQGSCFPTLLRPKNVAVTKVGAKERLVEINHVLVSHPDIFIEGNVAIHGVLGPFSSLGSQDFGKNWDSIRAPICDANSSLVLDVSDTKNLVEWTRIVRLLSSNGFVSFAIGLNSVLAGILEDYRGLNSVTIFAPPELAFVASPSPMLDKIVRLHILPQRVTFSQLALLPGKTMLRTLLPNQELEITGDFNITKVLAINGVEIAVPEILSSKKFMVHGISQAFKVAELPTTSR